A window of the Streptomyces griseochromogenes genome harbors these coding sequences:
- the murG gene encoding undecaprenyldiphospho-muramoylpentapeptide beta-N-acetylglucosaminyltransferase, giving the protein MHVVLAGGGTAGHIEPALALADALRRQDPTVGITALGTERGLETRLVPERGYELALIPAVPLPRKPTPELITVPGRLRGTIKAAEQILERTKADAVVGFGGYVALPGYLAAKRLGVPIVIHEANARPGLANKIGSRYAARVAVSTPDSKLRDARYIGIPLRRSIATLDRAAVRPEARARFGLDPNLPTLLVSGGSQGARRLNEVVQQVAPWLQQAGIQILHAVGPKNELPQVHQMPGMPPYIPVSYLDRMDLAYAAADMMLCRAGAMTVAELSAVGLPAAYVPLPIGNGEQRLNAQPVVKAGGGLLVDDAELTPEWVQQNVLPVLADPHRLYEMSRSAGEFGRRDADELLVGMVYEAIASRR; this is encoded by the coding sequence GTGCATGTCGTACTCGCTGGTGGGGGGACCGCCGGCCACATCGAGCCCGCGCTCGCCCTCGCGGACGCCCTGCGCAGGCAGGACCCGACCGTGGGGATCACGGCCCTGGGCACGGAGCGGGGTCTTGAGACCCGGCTCGTTCCGGAGCGCGGCTATGAGCTGGCGCTGATTCCCGCGGTGCCGCTGCCCCGCAAGCCCACGCCCGAGCTGATCACCGTCCCGGGCCGGCTGCGCGGCACGATCAAGGCCGCCGAGCAGATCCTGGAGCGGACCAAGGCCGACGCCGTGGTCGGCTTCGGCGGCTACGTCGCGCTGCCCGGCTACCTGGCCGCCAAGCGCCTCGGTGTGCCCATCGTGATCCACGAAGCCAACGCGCGGCCCGGCCTGGCCAACAAGATCGGCTCGCGGTACGCGGCCCGGGTCGCCGTCTCCACCCCGGACAGCAAGCTGCGCGACGCCCGCTACATCGGCATCCCGCTGCGCCGCTCCATCGCCACCCTGGACCGCGCCGCAGTCCGCCCCGAGGCCCGCGCCCGCTTCGGCCTCGACCCGAACCTGCCCACGCTGCTCGTCTCCGGCGGTTCCCAGGGCGCCCGGCGCCTGAACGAGGTCGTCCAGCAGGTCGCTCCGTGGCTCCAGCAGGCCGGCATCCAGATCCTGCACGCGGTCGGCCCGAAGAACGAACTGCCGCAGGTGCACCAGATGCCGGGAATGCCCCCCTATATCCCGGTAAGTTATCTGGACCGGATGGATCTCGCGTACGCCGCGGCCGACATGATGCTCTGCCGCGCGGGCGCGATGACCGTCGCCGAACTCTCCGCCGTCGGACTCCCGGCCGCCTATGTCCCGCTGCCCATCGGCAACGGCGAACAGCGGCTGAACGCCCAGCCGGTGGTCAAGGCCGGCGGCGGGCTCCTCGTCGACGACGCGGAACTCACGCCCGAGTGGGTGCAGCAGAACGTCCTGCCCGTGCTCGCCGACCCGCACCGGCTGTACGAGATGTCCCGCTCCGCCGGTGAGTTCGGCCGCCGGGACGCCGACGAGCTGCTCGTCGGCATGGTGTACGAGGCCATCGCCTCGCGCCGATAG